From the Halobacterium zhouii genome, the window CGCACGGCAAAATTCGGGCGATTGCGGCCGCGCCGCTGCCGTAAGCCGCGGCGTCGGCGCCGCCGACCACCGAGTCGCCCGTGCCGTCCGTTCTCAGACATTCAGAACACCTTTTGCCGCCCACGTCCACCGCTCGGACATGTTCATCGCCTTCCGCCGGGAAGTCGAGGCGGCCATCGAGGCCGCGCTCGACGACCTCGGCTACCCGACCGGGGACCTCGGCATCGAGGAACCGCCCGAGGACGTACCCGCAGTGCTCGCGTCTAGCGTGGCGTTCCGACTCGCGAGTGAGGCCCAGGCACCGCCGCCGCAGGTCGCGGGCGAAATTGCAGACGCCATCGACCTCGCGGGCGCCGAGCGCGTCGCGAGCGCGAGCACGCAGGGCCCGTACGTGAACTTCACGCCGAGCGAGGCGTACTTCGAGGGAACGCTCGACGCGGGCCAGAACGACGACTACGGCCGCCTTCCGGATACCGGCGAGTCGGTCGTGGTCGAGCACACGAGCGCGAACCCGACCGGCCCCGTCCACGTCGGCCGGGCGCGGAACCCGATCCTCGGGGACGCTGTCGCGCGCGTCATGGACTTCGCGGGCCACGACGTCACCCGTGAGTACTACGTGAACGACGCGGGCCGCCAGATGGCGGTGTTCACGTGGGCGTACGAGACGTTCGACGAGGAGGACCTTGACAGCGACCCGGAGCGCGACCGCATCGAGTACGACCTCGTGCGCTACTACAGAAAGGGGAATCAGGTGCTCGAGGACGGCGACCCCGAGGACGTGGAGGAGGCGGAAGCCGAGGTCGACGCCATCCTCCAGGGCCTCGAGGCGGGCGACGAGGCGACCTACGAGCGCGTCGAGGAAGTCGTCGACCAGGTGCTCGGCGGGATGCGCGAGTGCCTCGAACGCCTCCCGGCGGAGTTCGACCAGTTCGTCAAGGAGACGCGGTTCATGTTCGACGGGTCGACCGAGGACGTCGCCGAGCGCCTGAAAGCGATGGACAACGCCGCCATCGAGGAGGGCGCGTGGCAACTCGACCTCGAGGACTTCGAGAAGAAACTCGTCTTCCTGCGCTCGGACGGCACCAGCCTCTACACCACGCGAGACCTCGCGCATCACGAGTGGAAGTTCGAGGAGTTCGACCGCGCGGTCACGGTGCTCGGCGAGGACCACAAACTCCAGGCCGGCCAGTTGCGCGCCACGCTCGACCTGCTCGGGAACGACGTGAGCCAGCTCGAGGACCTCGTCTACTCGTACGTGAACCTCCCCGAGGGGAAGATGAGCACGCGCGCCGGCACCGGCGTCGACCTCGACGACCTGCTCGACGAGGCCGTCGACCGCGCCGAGGACGCCGTGCGCTCGCGCATGGACGACCGCATCCGCGACGACGACCTCACGGAAGACGACGTCGAGCGCATCGCGCGCCAGGTCGGCATCGGCGCGGTCCGCTACGACATCGTCTCGAAGCAGCCGACGAAGGCGATCACCTTCGAGTGGGAGGACGCACTCGACTTCGAAGGCCAGAGCGCGCCGTACGTCCAGTACG encodes:
- the argS gene encoding arginine--tRNA ligase; the encoded protein is MFIAFRREVEAAIEAALDDLGYPTGDLGIEEPPEDVPAVLASSVAFRLASEAQAPPPQVAGEIADAIDLAGAERVASASTQGPYVNFTPSEAYFEGTLDAGQNDDYGRLPDTGESVVVEHTSANPTGPVHVGRARNPILGDAVARVMDFAGHDVTREYYVNDAGRQMAVFTWAYETFDEEDLDSDPERDRIEYDLVRYYRKGNQVLEDGDPEDVEEAEAEVDAILQGLEAGDEATYERVEEVVDQVLGGMRECLERLPAEFDQFVKETRFMFDGSTEDVAERLKAMDNAAIEEGAWQLDLEDFEKKLVFLRSDGTSLYTTRDLAHHEWKFEEFDRAVTVLGEDHKLQAGQLRATLDLLGNDVSQLEDLVYSYVNLPEGKMSTRAGTGVDLDDLLDEAVDRAEDAVRSRMDDRIRDDDLTEDDVERIARQVGIGAVRYDIVSKQPTKAITFEWEDALDFEGQSAPYVQYAHARTSGILSEADGAAAEFDDLDAGLLDTDAERALLKEIARFPAVVEAAADDLEPHQVATFARAFVDAFNAFYRECPVLAEDVDDDLRDARLALVAAAQHTLANALYVLGIEAPESM